One stretch of Miscanthus floridulus cultivar M001 chromosome 18, ASM1932011v1, whole genome shotgun sequence DNA includes these proteins:
- the LOC136522074 gene encoding aspartyl protease family protein At5g10770-like: protein MADAVVLLLFLVLSHSLSCSSSPTTSVPVVRAAVDAEHDYTFVAISSLKPKAACTGHRVSPPHGHQNATWLRLSLSHGPCSPPSSHRRKGPSLAELLRQDELRVQNIEMTLLSAGDDDNAADDEKVKKRPAKSTTTAMEHGPVVDVNVGSASSISTSRIDPMATGGGGGRRRSMPGTVQTMMVDTASDVPWVQCHPPPTGGSRFFDPTRSPTYAPFPCGSPACARLGPYGNGCINGQCQYRVTYPDGSSTLGTYSSDLLTITRTTAVRSFQFGCSQAEQGLSQASSSSSGTMSLGGGPESLVSQTAATHGNAFSYCVPPTPSDAGFFVLGKPPSSTTRAFVATPMLRFSQAPTLYRVLLRGITVAGQRLNVPATVFAAGSVMDSRTAITRLPPTAYQALRAAFRSRMGAYRLAPPKGSLDTCYDFTGVMVVRVPRVALVFDRNAAVELDVSGILLDDCLAFAPNGGDGVPGIIGNVQQQTIEVLYDVGGGSVGFRRGAC, encoded by the exons ATGGCGGATGCTGTCGTCTTGCTTCTGTTCCTTGTGCTTAGCCACAGCTTGTCCTGTTCTTCTTCTCCTACTACTAGTGTCCCTGTCGTCCGTGCAGCAGTAGACGCGGAACACGACTACACATTCGTGGCGATCAGCTCGCTGAAGCCCAAAGCTGCTTGCACCGGACACAGGG TgtctccacctcatggtcaccaGAACGCCACGTGGCTACGACTGAGTCTCTCCCATGGCCCCtgctcgccgccgtcgtcgcaCCGCCGCAAGGGGCCGTCATTGGCCGAGCTGCTACGGCAGGACGAGCTCCGCGTGCAAAACATCGAGATGACGCTGCTGTCTGCTGGTGATGACGACAATGCCGCCGACGACGAGAAGGTCAAGAAGCGCCCGGCGAAAAGCACCACAACCGCTATGGAACACGGGCCCGTAGTCGACGTCAACGTCGGCTCAGCAAGTAGCATTTCCACG TCTAGGATTGATCCGATGGccacaggcggcggcggcgggaggaggCGGAGCATGCCGGGGACGGTGCAGACGATGATGGTGGACACCGCCAGCGACGTGCCGTGGGTGCAATGCCACCCGCCGCCGACGGGCGGCAGCAGATTCTTCGACCCAACCAGGTCGCCCACCTACGCCCCCTTCCCGTGcggctcgccggcgtgcgcgcgtCTCGGCCCCTACGGCAACGGCTGCATCAACGGACAGTGCCAGTACCGCGTCACCTACCCCGACGGGTCGTCGACGCTGGGCACGTACAGCTCCGACCTGCTCACCATCACCCGCACCACCGCCGTCCGCAGCTTCCAGTTCGGCTGCAGCCAGGCCGAACAAGGCCTGAGCCAGGCCAGCAGCAGCTCATCCGGGACCATGTCGCTCGGCGGCGGCCCGGAGTCGCTGGTGTCCCAGACGGCGGCCACCCACGGCAACGCCTTCTCGTACTGCGTCCCGCCGACGCCCAGCGACGCCGGGTTCTTCGTCCTCGGCAAGCCGCCGTCTTCCACGACGAGGGCGTTCGTGGCGACGCCGATGCTGAGGTTCAGCCAGGCGCCCACGCTCTACCGGGTCCTCCTCCGCGGCATCACCGTCGCGGGGCAGCGGCTCAACGTGCCCGCGACGGTCTTCGCCGCTGGCTCCGTGATGGACTCCCGCACGGCCATCACCCGCCTGCCGCCGACGGCGTACCAGGCGCTGCGCGCCGCGTTCCGGAGCAGGATGGGCGCGTACCGGCTGGCGCCCCCGAAAGGCAGCCTCGACACCTGCTACGACTTCACCGGCGTCATGGTCGTCAGGGTGCCCAGGGTCGCGCTGGTGTTCGACCGGAACGCCGCCGTGGAGCTGGACGTCTCGGGGATCCTGCTCGACGACTGCCTCGCCTTCGCGCCCAACGGCGGCGACGGTGTCCCGGGGATCATCGGCAACGTGCAGCAGCAGACCATCGAGGTGCTCTACGACGTCGGAGGCGGCTCCGTGGGCTTCCGCCGCGGCGCGTGCTGA